A single window of Nicotiana tomentosiformis chromosome 1, ASM39032v3, whole genome shotgun sequence DNA harbors:
- the LOC108948300 gene encoding secreted RxLR effector protein 161-like, with the protein MTRPDICYAVHMLSQFMHCPKKSHMEVAIRLVRHKKKATGLGFLMSSKQSPRLTTFCDIDWASCPVYKRSVTGYVMKLGNFLVSWKSKKQCTISRSSAEVEYRSITAAVSEILWLTGLCKELGAEVELPVELHCDSIKAIQITANPIFY; encoded by the coding sequence ATGACAAGGCCAGACATTTGTTATGCAGTGCATATGCTGAGCCAGTTCATGCATTGCCCAAAGAAGTCACACATGGAGGTTGCAATAAGACTTGTGAGACACAAAAAAAAGGCTACAGGCCTAGGTTTTCTAATGAGCTCAAAGCAGTCCCCAAGACTCACAACCTTTTGTGATATTGACTGGGCATCATGTCCAGTGTACAAAAGGTCTGTGACAGGATATGTGATGAAGCTGGGAAACTTTTTGGTGTCTTGGAAATCAAAGAAGCAGTGCACAATATCAAGAAGCTCAGCAGAAGTTGAATACAGGAGCATAACTGCTGCAGTCTCAGAAATTCTATGGTTAACAGGGTTGTGCAAAGAGCTGGGTGCAGAGGTTGAATTACCAGTAGAGCTACATTGTGATAGCATAAAAGCAATCCAAATTACTGCGAATCCCATATTCTATTAA